Proteins encoded within one genomic window of Geotalea daltonii FRC-32:
- the rodA gene encoding rod shape-determining protein RodA — MFDRRLFTNFDWTLLTLVLLICGIGVVNIFSATASYQMAGPPYFIKQLYWITAGVTLCVLACSIDYHILDDIAYWVYGGVVLLLVAVLLIGKTSMGATRWLDLGFINIQPSEPMKIVVIMTFARFFSRYPVFNGLTLRDLIYPCMILGIPALLIMKQPDLGTAIMVILIASSMLLYVKVRWSAVVSIMLAAVPIFYLAWHYYLRDYQKARIITFLNPEQDPLKSGYHIIQSKIAVGSGGVLGKGFLHGTQSQLRFLPEQHTDFAFSVFSEEWGFVGCMTVLALYLFLVLWGLHIASRCNDRFGSLMAVGVTAMIFWHIVINMGMVIGLFPVVGVPLPFFSYGGTSMVTSMVGVGILLNISMRRFMF, encoded by the coding sequence ATGTTTGACAGAAGGTTGTTCACCAATTTCGACTGGACCCTGCTGACGCTGGTGCTGCTTATCTGCGGTATCGGGGTGGTCAATATTTTCAGCGCCACCGCTTCTTACCAGATGGCAGGACCCCCTTATTTCATCAAGCAGCTATACTGGATCACGGCCGGGGTCACTCTCTGCGTTCTGGCCTGCAGTATCGATTATCACATCCTGGATGACATAGCCTACTGGGTGTATGGGGGGGTGGTACTGCTATTGGTGGCCGTTCTCCTGATCGGCAAGACATCTATGGGGGCCACGCGCTGGCTGGACCTGGGATTCATCAATATTCAGCCTTCCGAGCCGATGAAGATTGTGGTCATAATGACCTTTGCCCGTTTCTTCAGCAGGTACCCGGTGTTTAACGGCCTTACGCTGCGAGACCTGATCTATCCATGCATGATACTCGGCATCCCGGCACTGCTTATCATGAAGCAACCCGACCTGGGTACCGCCATCATGGTCATCCTCATCGCCTCCTCGATGCTCCTTTATGTGAAGGTCCGATGGAGTGCCGTCGTCTCCATCATGCTTGCAGCGGTGCCGATTTTTTACCTGGCCTGGCACTACTACCTGCGGGACTACCAGAAGGCCCGTATCATTACCTTCCTCAACCCTGAACAGGACCCGTTGAAGAGCGGCTACCACATCATTCAGAGCAAGATCGCCGTCGGTTCGGGGGGGGTGCTCGGCAAAGGTTTCCTCCATGGAACCCAAAGCCAGCTGCGGTTTCTTCCCGAGCAACATACCGACTTCGCCTTTTCAGTCTTTTCAGAGGAATGGGGCTTTGTGGGCTGCATGACGGTACTGGCCCTTTACCTGTTTCTGGTCCTGTGGGGACTGCATATTGCCTCAAGGTGCAACGACCGGTTCGGCAGCCTCATGGCTGTTGGTGTTACGGCCATGATCTTCTGGCATATCGTCATCAACATGGGCATGGTCATCGGTCTCTTTCCGGTGGTGGGGGTACCGCTGCCGTTCTTTTCATACGGAGGGACCTCCATGGTTACATCCATGGTGGGGGTGGGAATACTCCTCAATATCAGCATGCGCCGCTTCATGTTCTAA
- the mrdA gene encoding penicillin-binding protein 2, which translates to MKMDQRYIRENAEPKRRIFGLSLAAATMFFLLLTRLWYLQIIESDNLLDQSENNRLRFVPVAAPRGAILDRNGKVLVSNTPSFSVALIPQDVKDKEVLLDNLSRYLGLNRDELVQKWDKGRGRAKYYPIIVASGISRDQLEFLEENRMRLFAGVDIQMKPIRAYANGILAAHLLGYLGEINEQEMAKERFSEYNLGDYIGKSGIERNWEADLHGADGGREVEVDARGRFLRTVTETSPTIGNSLVLTIDTDVQKAAEEAFGDKAGAAVAIDVNSGEILAFASNPGFDPALFSGRLSPEQWKSYVEDKRHPLENKALKGQYPPGSTFKIVTAIAGLEEGLIDEHTAVNCSGSYKFGNSTFKCWEKKGHGRVDLKKALRQSCDVYFYQLGERLGVDKIAQYARKLGLGQTMGVGLDNEKSGVIPTSDWKFKKYGKKWYRGETLSVAIGQGYVLTTPIQLASMIATVANEGAIYRPHLVKRIIDPDGKVLKEFAPETIGTAVIKPSTYKLVKEGLAAVVNEPHGTGGAARLYEVKVAGKTGTSQVVKLRDSRGDVPYQFRDHALFVAFAPFEKPEVAVGVVIEHGEHGGAAAAPIAGRILRAYFEGKGVIKKPVKKEDVEQTDEIPAEDEE; encoded by the coding sequence ATGAAAATGGATCAACGCTACATCCGGGAAAACGCGGAGCCGAAAAGGCGCATCTTCGGTCTTTCACTTGCAGCAGCAACCATGTTTTTCCTGCTTCTGACCCGGCTCTGGTATCTGCAGATCATAGAATCGGATAATCTTCTCGATCAATCGGAGAATAATCGCCTAAGGTTTGTGCCGGTTGCCGCGCCACGTGGCGCAATACTGGATCGCAACGGCAAGGTTCTGGTCAGCAACACCCCCTCGTTCAGCGTGGCGCTGATCCCACAGGACGTCAAGGACAAGGAGGTCCTGCTCGACAACCTGTCCAGATACCTGGGACTGAACCGGGATGAATTGGTGCAGAAATGGGACAAAGGCAGAGGGAGAGCGAAATATTATCCGATCATTGTCGCTTCGGGCATCAGTCGTGACCAGTTGGAGTTCCTGGAAGAGAATCGCATGCGGTTGTTTGCCGGGGTCGACATTCAAATGAAACCGATCCGCGCATATGCAAACGGTATTCTTGCCGCCCACCTCCTTGGCTACCTGGGAGAAATCAACGAGCAGGAGATGGCTAAAGAGCGGTTCAGCGAGTATAATCTGGGTGACTACATCGGCAAAAGCGGCATTGAGCGGAATTGGGAAGCAGATCTCCATGGCGCCGACGGCGGCCGGGAGGTGGAGGTCGATGCACGAGGGAGGTTTCTGCGGACCGTGACGGAGACCAGTCCCACCATCGGCAACAGCCTGGTCCTCACAATAGATACTGATGTGCAGAAAGCAGCAGAGGAAGCTTTTGGCGACAAGGCAGGCGCTGCTGTCGCTATCGATGTGAACAGCGGCGAAATCCTTGCCTTTGCCAGCAATCCGGGCTTTGACCCGGCTCTCTTTTCCGGCAGGCTTTCTCCCGAGCAGTGGAAATCGTACGTTGAGGACAAGCGGCATCCCCTGGAAAACAAGGCTCTCAAGGGACAATACCCCCCCGGCTCCACCTTCAAGATAGTTACGGCCATTGCCGGCCTGGAGGAGGGACTGATCGATGAACATACTGCTGTAAACTGCAGCGGCTCGTACAAGTTCGGCAACAGTACCTTCAAATGCTGGGAAAAGAAAGGGCACGGCCGAGTCGACCTGAAGAAAGCGCTGAGACAATCCTGCGACGTCTATTTTTACCAACTGGGCGAGCGCCTGGGGGTGGATAAGATCGCTCAATATGCCAGAAAGCTCGGCCTTGGCCAGACCATGGGGGTCGGTCTCGATAACGAGAAGAGTGGAGTGATACCCACTTCCGACTGGAAGTTCAAGAAGTATGGCAAAAAGTGGTACCGGGGCGAAACGCTCTCCGTCGCCATTGGCCAGGGCTATGTGCTGACAACGCCCATCCAGCTTGCTTCGATGATAGCAACCGTTGCCAATGAAGGCGCCATCTATCGGCCACATCTTGTGAAGCGGATAATAGATCCGGACGGAAAGGTGCTAAAGGAATTTGCACCGGAAACTATCGGCACTGCCGTAATAAAACCTTCCACATACAAACTGGTCAAAGAGGGGTTGGCTGCCGTCGTCAACGAGCCTCACGGCACCGGTGGGGCGGCACGTCTCTATGAGGTAAAGGTGGCAGGCAAGACCGGCACTTCACAAGTGGTAAAGCTTCGGGACAGCAGGGGTGATGTTCCCTACCAGTTCCGCGACCATGCCCTTTTTGTAGCCTTTGCGCCCTTTGAAAAGCCTGAAGTGGCGGTCGGCGTCGTCATTGAACACGGCGAGCACGGAGGCGCCGCCGCGGCTCCCATAGCCGGACGCATCCTGAGGGCTTATTTCGAGGGTAAAGGAGTGATAAAAAAACCGGTTAAGAAAGAGGATGTGGAGCAGACGGATGAAATTCCTGCAGAAGATGAAGAATGA
- the mreD gene encoding rod shape-determining protein MreD, which produces MIKFVKALSIVIAVLLLQTTVFPYYLLAPFHPNLLVIMVVYLGLRSKSPFGALAAFSLGLLHDCFSGIYFGLNGFSYLCIFHALHKTADRLYTDSRYLMVLTVFFATIVTGLFNMLLLFIFSAANGIYATLLSSLIPQALVNALIASLIFMMPASVVAEEP; this is translated from the coding sequence ATGATTAAATTTGTCAAAGCTCTCTCCATCGTCATTGCCGTTCTCTTACTGCAAACAACCGTATTTCCCTACTATCTGCTGGCCCCCTTTCATCCCAACCTGCTGGTTATCATGGTTGTATATCTGGGGCTACGCTCCAAGAGCCCTTTCGGCGCACTGGCTGCCTTCTCGCTGGGGCTTCTCCATGATTGTTTCAGCGGTATTTATTTCGGGCTCAATGGTTTTTCCTATCTGTGCATTTTCCATGCTCTCCATAAGACAGCCGACCGGCTCTATACCGACAGCCGCTATCTGATGGTGTTGACCGTTTTTTTTGCCACCATCGTTACGGGGCTTTTCAACATGCTGCTTTTATTCATTTTCTCTGCAGCCAACGGCATCTATGCAACGCTTTTGTCGTCGTTGATTCCCCAGGCGCTTGTCAATGCCCTGATCGCTTCCCTGATTTTCATGATGCCTGCCTCGGTTGTCGCAGAGGAACCGTAA
- the mreC gene encoding rod shape-determining protein MreC, translating into MIELFNKYKVYLLVGLSLLAALIFYSLHLKNREHAGPLERSVMNVMAPASKLGSAGNGFFSGLWSDYLDLVNVRRENKELRRIIKLYNARETESREALMANERLKSLLELKTSTQVPSLAAGVIGEDGSPWFKTLFLDRGAAEGLQEGMPVVAVDGVIGRLVKVAAESSRVLLLTDHASGIAAVVQRSRARGVVKGTGDGRCSLEFTLRDEDVKVGDVIVTSGVGGGFPKGLKVGEVTMVKKGAYGIFQTVEVRPAVNISRLEEVLVLLQQTYD; encoded by the coding sequence ATGATAGAGCTGTTCAACAAATACAAGGTTTACCTTCTGGTCGGACTATCGCTTCTGGCCGCCCTCATCTTCTACTCACTGCACCTAAAAAACAGGGAACATGCCGGTCCGCTTGAGCGAAGCGTCATGAATGTGATGGCGCCGGCATCGAAGCTGGGCTCGGCGGGCAATGGTTTTTTTTCCGGCCTATGGTCAGATTACCTTGACCTGGTGAACGTACGCAGGGAAAATAAGGAGCTGCGGCGGATCATCAAATTATACAATGCCCGCGAAACGGAAAGCCGCGAAGCGCTCATGGCCAATGAGCGGTTGAAAAGCCTGTTGGAGTTGAAAACCTCCACCCAGGTTCCTTCTCTGGCGGCAGGTGTCATTGGTGAAGATGGGTCTCCCTGGTTCAAGACGCTGTTTCTAGATCGCGGAGCAGCCGAAGGGCTTCAGGAAGGGATGCCGGTAGTTGCCGTTGACGGGGTTATAGGCCGACTGGTCAAGGTAGCGGCAGAAAGCTCACGGGTGCTCCTTCTGACCGACCATGCCAGCGGCATAGCGGCTGTAGTGCAGCGTTCAAGGGCCAGAGGAGTGGTGAAGGGGACCGGCGATGGCCGCTGCTCACTGGAGTTCACCCTGCGTGACGAAGATGTGAAGGTGGGGGATGTTATCGTTACCTCCGGTGTTGGCGGTGGCTTTCCCAAGGGTTTAAAAGTTGGTGAAGTTACCATGGTGAAAAAAGGTGCCTATGGTATCTTTCAGACGGTAGAGGTAAGGCCCGCAGTGAATATATCCAGACTAGAAGAGGTACTGGTCCTCCTCCAGCAAACATATGATTAA
- a CDS encoding dTDP-4-dehydrorhamnose 3,5-epimerase family protein: MEFKKGKIHDVLVRPLTKYLDERGWLAELYRSDEIAEEIMPVMAYISMTQPGVARGPHEHVDQTDYFCFIGPSNFKIYLWDNRKNSPTYGVKQVIFAGQDVPMMMTVPPGVVHAYKNVGIGNGIVFNAPNKLFAGENKKQPVDEIRHEDVASSPFVLD; encoded by the coding sequence ATGGAATTCAAAAAAGGCAAGATCCATGACGTGCTGGTAAGGCCCCTGACAAAATATCTGGACGAAAGGGGCTGGCTGGCCGAACTGTACCGCTCTGACGAAATTGCCGAGGAGATAATGCCGGTAATGGCGTATATCTCAATGACTCAGCCGGGAGTAGCCCGCGGACCCCATGAGCATGTGGATCAGACGGACTACTTCTGCTTTATCGGTCCTTCCAACTTCAAGATCTACCTGTGGGACAATCGCAAAAATTCTCCCACCTATGGCGTAAAGCAGGTTATCTTTGCCGGCCAGGACGTGCCGATGATGATGACCGTGCCGCCGGGGGTGGTGCATGCCTACAAGAACGTGGGTATCGGCAACGGCATTGTTTTCAATGCCCCCAACAAGCTCTTTGCCGGTGAAAACAAAAAACAGCCCGTGGATGAAATTCGCCACGAGGATGTCGCCTCTTCTCCTTTTGTTCTGGACTGA
- the rfbA gene encoding glucose-1-phosphate thymidylyltransferase RfbA: protein MKGIKKGILLAGGAGSRLYPLTLVASKQLQPVYDKPMIYYPLATLMMAGINDILIISTPHDTPRFRDLLGDGSRWGIRLTYEVQPEPKGIAQAFIIGERFIGADPVCLILGDNIFYGKMGLDRAVAEFRGGAKIFGYYVQDPERYGVVEFDSLGRAVSIEEKPQLPKTNYAVPGLYLYDGKVVEIAKAMKPSPRGELEITDVNLEYLRRGELQVEKLGRGIAWLDTGTHQSLLEASHFIGTLEMRQGLKIACLEEIALRLGFIDCKGMAEAIANTPKSSYRDYLQHVYNENELCGSK, encoded by the coding sequence ATGAAAGGGATCAAAAAAGGGATTCTTCTTGCCGGCGGAGCGGGAAGCAGGTTGTATCCGCTGACGCTTGTTGCAAGTAAACAGCTGCAGCCGGTCTACGACAAGCCGATGATTTATTATCCCCTTGCCACCTTGATGATGGCAGGAATAAACGACATTCTCATCATTTCCACTCCCCACGATACGCCCCGGTTCCGTGATCTGCTGGGGGACGGTTCCCGCTGGGGCATCCGTCTCACCTACGAGGTGCAGCCTGAGCCTAAAGGCATTGCCCAGGCGTTCATCATCGGTGAGCGGTTTATAGGCGCCGACCCGGTCTGCCTGATTCTGGGAGATAACATTTTTTACGGTAAAATGGGGCTGGATAGGGCCGTTGCCGAATTCCGCGGCGGGGCGAAGATCTTCGGCTACTATGTGCAGGATCCTGAGCGCTATGGTGTGGTTGAGTTCGACAGCCTGGGCCGGGCGGTAAGCATTGAGGAAAAGCCCCAGCTGCCGAAGACCAATTATGCCGTGCCCGGACTTTATCTCTATGATGGCAAGGTGGTGGAGATAGCAAAAGCCATGAAACCTTCCCCACGGGGGGAGCTGGAAATTACCGACGTGAATCTTGAGTATCTGCGCCGGGGCGAGCTGCAGGTGGAGAAGCTGGGGCGCGGCATTGCCTGGCTGGATACCGGAACCCACCAGAGTTTGCTGGAAGCCAGCCATTTTATCGGCACGCTGGAAATGCGCCAGGGACTGAAGATCGCCTGTCTGGAAGAGATAGCCCTCCGTCTGGGATTCATTGACTGCAAGGGCATGGCCGAGGCTATCGCCAATACTCCCAAATCCAGTTATCGTGATTATCTGCAGCACGTTTACAACGAAAATGAACTTTGTGGGAGCAAATAA